The following are encoded in a window of Hyalangium minutum genomic DNA:
- a CDS encoding WD40 repeat domain-containing protein, whose translation MRSPCPGRSLVQRLIPLARLALFLSLPACVQEAELPVLAPGGPARGEVPSLAFIGSHSEGELAVYLWPGEPEAPLRRLVDTVEGEWSTPPRLAISPDGRFIAYAGRGTQASGELFLVELSTQARRTLLTGENRPSGELAWSPDGSRLAFVGRPMDTFTDFDEELYVVGTAEGSTPLRLTRDDNDLHSPVWSPDGSRLRFLLEQGSIPGSGRGVEVLADGSGYVQPLEGVPTASTSSTGSVNRLTLSPDARQVAYSIYEYPAGGRVCVRGPSGEHCVLENLNSEVGSIAFSPDGRMIAFSARWPEWQDWELFVAWVDRGGAVMLTDVPGRDDQPVFFPGEAP comes from the coding sequence ATGCGCTCTCCATGCCCTGGCCGCTCCCTCGTGCAGCGCCTGATTCCTCTGGCGAGGCTTGCGCTGTTCCTGAGTCTTCCCGCCTGCGTCCAGGAGGCGGAGCTTCCCGTGCTGGCGCCGGGAGGCCCCGCCCGGGGCGAGGTGCCTTCCCTGGCCTTCATCGGCAGCCACTCCGAGGGCGAGCTGGCCGTCTACCTGTGGCCGGGTGAGCCGGAGGCGCCGCTCCGCCGCCTCGTGGACACGGTGGAAGGGGAATGGAGCACGCCGCCTCGCCTGGCGATCTCTCCCGATGGGCGCTTTATCGCCTACGCGGGCCGGGGAACCCAGGCGTCCGGGGAGCTCTTCCTCGTGGAACTCAGCACGCAGGCCCGGAGGACGCTGCTCACCGGAGAGAATCGCCCGAGCGGGGAGTTGGCCTGGTCGCCTGACGGAAGCCGGCTGGCGTTCGTGGGCAGGCCCATGGACACCTTCACGGACTTCGACGAGGAGCTCTATGTGGTGGGCACGGCCGAGGGCTCGACGCCCCTTCGGTTGACTCGCGATGACAATGATCTGCACAGCCCGGTCTGGTCTCCGGACGGGAGCCGGCTGCGCTTCCTGCTGGAGCAGGGCTCCATCCCGGGCTCTGGCCGGGGCGTGGAGGTGCTGGCGGACGGCAGCGGGTATGTTCAGCCGCTCGAGGGAGTGCCCACGGCGAGCACGAGCAGCACAGGCTCGGTGAATAGGCTGACGCTCTCGCCGGATGCGCGTCAGGTGGCCTATTCGATCTACGAATACCCCGCGGGCGGCCGGGTGTGCGTCCGAGGCCCCTCGGGGGAGCACTGCGTGCTGGAGAACCTCAATTCGGAGGTGGGCTCCATCGCCTTCTCCCCGGATGGGCGGATGATCGCCTTCTCCGCGCGCTGGCCCGAGTGGCAGGACTGGGAGCTGTTCGTGGCCTGGGTGGACCGGGGCGGAGCGGTGATGCTGACCGACGTGCCGGGCCGGGATGATCAGCCGGTCTTCTTCCCCGGGGAGGCGCCGTGA
- a CDS encoding outer membrane beta-barrel protein, whose translation MRAPSLCLSVFLTLALSGSAEAAKTSGVAGTLMIGWNQQVYDASDAQAYLRRQGGIGGTGTLLYQWPSGFGLGASASFGSIERVREKATRAPCEGCAFERTTLSYGTRIWDVGAVTRWRFAMGEWNPSVQLGLGFGQMSGTRAFDSTSTGLALHLGLGVDWRFSEELPVALRAELRGTAGAYAGDDYLAGAYWTGLLVGVGF comes from the coding sequence ATGAGAGCCCCCAGCCTGTGCCTGTCCGTATTCCTGACGCTGGCGCTGAGTGGGAGCGCCGAGGCGGCCAAGACGTCGGGCGTGGCGGGCACGTTGATGATCGGCTGGAACCAGCAGGTCTACGACGCCAGCGATGCGCAGGCCTACCTGCGGCGCCAGGGAGGCATTGGCGGCACGGGAACGCTGCTGTACCAGTGGCCCAGCGGCTTCGGGCTCGGAGCCAGCGCGAGCTTTGGCTCCATCGAGCGGGTCCGCGAGAAGGCGACCCGGGCCCCGTGCGAGGGCTGCGCGTTCGAGCGCACCACGCTCTCCTACGGCACGAGGATCTGGGATGTGGGGGCGGTGACGCGCTGGAGGTTTGCCATGGGGGAGTGGAACCCCTCGGTGCAGCTGGGGCTCGGCTTCGGGCAGATGTCCGGGACACGGGCGTTCGACAGCACCTCGACGGGACTCGCCCTTCACCTGGGGCTCGGGGTGGATTGGCGGTTCTCGGAGGAGCTGCCCGTGGCCCTGCGCGCCGAGCTCCGAGGGACAGCCGGGGCCTACGCTGGGGACGATTACCTGGCGGGCGCTTACTGGACGGGGCTGTTGGTAGGCGTGGGCTTCTGA
- a CDS encoding SDR family NAD(P)-dependent oxidoreductase produces the protein MPERHTKQSSRMNLGKLAAAGVGVALGLRALVRSRISFQDKTVLITGGTRGLGLLLARGFLKEGARVVICGREESTLERARTELESLGGEVLAVPCDVTDPVQVEAMVSSVHERFGAVDVLVNNAGIIQTGPLESMTLEDFEEAIDTHFWGPLYTTLAVLPEMKRRGAGRIVNISSIGGKVSVPHMVPYSASKFALVGLSDGMRAELAQDGIQVTTVCPGLMRTGSPRNATFKGDHEKEYAWFYVCGSLPGLSLNAERAGRRIIEACRRGDAEVLVGLPAKMGAVARALAPNLTAALLAYVNRMLPQGSQTERHRGDESETPLTRSWLTELSRKAARRNNETEVPIH, from the coding sequence ATGCCAGAGCGCCACACGAAGCAGTCCTCCCGTATGAACCTGGGCAAGCTGGCCGCCGCGGGCGTCGGCGTGGCCCTGGGGCTGCGCGCCCTGGTGCGCTCCCGCATCAGCTTCCAGGACAAGACGGTGCTCATCACCGGCGGCACGCGCGGGCTGGGGTTGCTCCTCGCGCGCGGCTTCCTCAAGGAGGGCGCCCGGGTGGTCATCTGCGGCCGGGAGGAGTCCACGCTGGAGCGTGCCCGGACGGAGCTCGAGAGCCTGGGGGGCGAGGTGCTCGCGGTGCCGTGTGACGTGACGGACCCGGTGCAGGTAGAGGCCATGGTCTCCAGCGTGCACGAGCGGTTCGGCGCGGTGGACGTGCTGGTGAACAACGCCGGCATCATCCAGACGGGCCCGCTCGAGTCCATGACACTCGAGGACTTCGAGGAGGCCATCGACACGCACTTCTGGGGGCCGCTCTACACGACGCTGGCGGTGCTGCCGGAGATGAAGCGGCGCGGCGCGGGGCGCATCGTCAACATCTCCTCCATTGGAGGGAAGGTGAGCGTGCCGCACATGGTGCCGTACAGCGCGAGCAAGTTCGCGCTCGTGGGCCTGTCAGATGGCATGCGGGCGGAGCTGGCGCAGGACGGCATCCAGGTGACGACGGTGTGCCCAGGGCTGATGCGCACGGGCAGCCCGCGCAACGCCACGTTCAAGGGGGACCACGAGAAGGAGTATGCGTGGTTCTACGTGTGCGGCTCGCTGCCAGGCTTGTCGCTCAACGCGGAGCGGGCGGGCCGGAGGATCATCGAGGCGTGCCGGCGCGGAGATGCGGAGGTGTTGGTGGGCCTGCCAGCGAAGATGGGAGCGGTGGCGCGCGCGCTGGCGCCAAACCTGACGGCGGCCCTGCTGGCGTATGTGAACCGGATGCTGCCCCAGGGCAGCCAGACGGAGCGGCACAGGGGGGACGAGAGCGAGACACCACTGACGCGCTCTTGGCTCACCGAGCTGTCTCGCAAGGCCGCCCGCCGCAACAACGAGACCGAGGTCCCCATCCACTAA
- a CDS encoding peroxiredoxin family protein: MAFDDEHPIPLTLLDPDGGWINAPVHVSQLRGRPVLLHFWSMDCEECMGQLAQVQQWIQDYGPRGLVVIGVDVTHSESELRDTNAVERFARKHGLRYPIAVDDGSMAQAYSVETHPSYLVFDAQGILRLHTFSADSLREVRLVLDRLTGPDANTGAFAP; the protein is encoded by the coding sequence ATGGCTTTCGATGACGAGCACCCCATTCCCCTCACGTTGCTGGATCCCGACGGTGGCTGGATCAACGCCCCCGTCCACGTCTCGCAGCTGCGCGGCCGCCCCGTCCTCCTCCACTTCTGGTCCATGGACTGCGAGGAGTGCATGGGCCAGCTCGCCCAGGTGCAGCAGTGGATCCAGGACTACGGGCCGAGGGGGCTGGTGGTCATCGGCGTGGACGTGACGCACTCGGAGAGCGAGCTGCGAGACACCAACGCCGTGGAGCGCTTCGCCCGGAAGCACGGCCTGCGCTACCCCATCGCCGTGGACGATGGCTCCATGGCCCAGGCCTACAGCGTGGAGACCCACCCGAGCTACCTGGTCTTCGATGCCCAGGGAATCCTCCGGCTGCACACCTTCTCGGCGGACTCGCTGCGCGAGGTGCGCCTCGTGCTGGACCGCCTCACCGGCCCTGACGCCAACACGGGGGCCTTCGCGCCCTGA
- a CDS encoding aminotransferase class I/II-fold pyridoxal phosphate-dependent enzyme, whose amino-acid sequence MRIPDFKLERYFARWEFSAPYLLCTSDIEGWRMSELLAIADPEALRRWESLTLGYTESTGLPALREAIAGLYTSVSAEQVLTFAGAEEAVFVLMNVLLGPGDHAVVTWPGYQSLYEVARATGAEVTLLPLKEEEGWELDLGAVRQALRPETRLLVVNFPHNPTGALPGPATFEALCELAEERGIYLLSDEVYRLLEHAPVRTLPAAVERTSRGLSLGVMSKAFGLAGLRVGWLALRDAELLRKCAAYKDYTTICNSAPSEVLALIALRAKEKVLARSRAILEDNLKRLDAFFERHADTFRWVRPRAGSVAFPRLLRDMPVSAFCQALVEREGVLLLPGDVYDFPGNHFRLGLGRTQMPEALARLERFCEATFR is encoded by the coding sequence GTGCGGATCCCGGACTTCAAGCTGGAGCGCTACTTCGCGCGGTGGGAGTTTTCCGCGCCCTACCTGCTGTGCACCTCGGACATCGAGGGCTGGCGCATGTCGGAGCTGCTGGCGATCGCGGACCCCGAGGCGCTCCGGCGGTGGGAGTCGCTGACGCTCGGCTACACCGAGTCCACCGGCTTGCCTGCCCTGCGCGAGGCCATCGCTGGGCTCTACACGAGCGTGTCCGCCGAGCAGGTGCTGACGTTCGCGGGCGCCGAGGAGGCGGTGTTCGTCCTGATGAACGTGCTGCTGGGGCCGGGGGACCACGCGGTGGTGACGTGGCCGGGCTACCAGTCCTTATATGAGGTGGCGCGCGCGACGGGAGCGGAGGTGACACTGCTGCCGCTGAAGGAGGAGGAGGGCTGGGAGCTGGATCTGGGGGCGGTGCGGCAGGCGCTGCGGCCGGAGACGCGGCTGCTCGTGGTGAACTTCCCGCACAACCCCACGGGCGCGCTGCCGGGGCCCGCCACGTTCGAGGCGCTGTGTGAGCTGGCCGAGGAGCGGGGCATCTACCTGCTGTCCGACGAGGTGTACCGCCTGCTGGAGCACGCACCCGTGCGGACGCTGCCTGCGGCGGTGGAGCGGACCTCTCGGGGGCTCAGCCTGGGGGTGATGTCCAAGGCGTTCGGACTGGCGGGGCTGCGCGTGGGGTGGCTCGCGCTGCGGGACGCGGAGCTGCTGCGGAAGTGCGCGGCGTACAAGGACTACACCACCATCTGCAACAGCGCACCCAGCGAGGTGCTCGCGCTCATTGCGCTGCGAGCGAAGGAGAAGGTGCTGGCGCGCAGCCGCGCGATTCTCGAGGACAACCTGAAGCGGCTGGACGCGTTCTTCGAGCGCCATGCGGACACGTTCCGCTGGGTGCGCCCGCGCGCAGGGAGCGTGGCCTTCCCGCGCCTGCTGCGAGACATGCCTGTCTCCGCGTTCTGCCAGGCGCTCGTCGAGCGCGAGGGCGTGCTGTTGCTGCCGGGAGACGTCTACGACTTCCCGGGCAATCACTTCCGGCTGGGGCTGGGGCGCACGCAGATGCCCGAAGCGCTCGCGCGGCTGGAGCGCTTTTGCGAGGCGACGTTCCGCTGA